Proteins encoded by one window of Labrus bergylta chromosome 2, fLabBer1.1, whole genome shotgun sequence:
- the foxn4 gene encoding forkhead box protein N4 yields the protein MIEGGITSRMSGIIENAGHHPSPQDYRLLTTDPSQLREEDLPGDLQSLSWLTSVDVPRLQQMADSRGHSNGPSQGSLLEQQTAQLNNMTMTAGQGSMLHLQSNMQHSPLGISIINTHSGSMSPFSMNGMPSPGYQCPTSVYQPTPQQVYSLTQTGQQCSTGGLYSNVSFNNQSLFTQPRLAPQDQELQPKSFPKPIYSYSCLIAMALKNSKTGSLPVSEIYSFMKEHFPYFKTAPDGWKNSVRHNLSLNKCFEKVENKTSSSSRKGCLWALNPAKIDKMEEEMQKWKRKDLPAIRRSMANPDELDKLITDRPENCRRKVLEAGMTRLTSCPTGLTLPQMQPQPIVTLSLPCLPLHQHHQLQAQLQAQARLGPMSPAPAQTPPLHTVPDLTHSPLTQQSSKPPEDFYSVHNDTHTEVDALDPSIMDFALQGNLWEEMKDDSFNLDALGTFSNSPLRLSDCDLGTVNLPPVSTGANLQLSDVQVTGLYTSYTSQDPLSSQYMGAPNNSKPIALL from the exons ATGATAGAAGGCGGAATAACATCCAGGATGTCAGGAATAATTGAGAATGCCGGGCATCATCCGTCTCCACAGGACTATAG gcTTCTGACCACAGACCCCTCCCAGCTGAGGGAGGAGGACCTCCCTGGGGACCTGCAGTCTCTGTCATGGCTCACCTCCGTGGATGTGCCCCGACTACAGCAGATGGCTGATAGTCGAGGCCACAGTAACGGGCCCTCTCAGGGCAGCCTGCTGGAGCAACAGACAG CTCAGCTAAACAACATGACAATGACAGCTGGCCAGGGCTCCATGCTCCACCTCCAAAGCAACATGCAGCACAGCCCTCTGGGAATCAGCATCATCAACACGCACAGCGGAAGT atgtcTCCATTCTCCATGAATGGGATGCCCTCTCCGGGATACCAGTGCCCTACCTCAGTCTACCAGCCGACGCCGCAGCAGGTGTACTCTCTAACCCAAACTGGACAACAG TGTTCAACTGGTGGACTTTATAGCAACGTCTCTTTCAACAACCAAAGTCTATTCACACAACCTCGCCTGGCTCCACAGGACCAGGAGCTGCAGCCCAAGTCTTTCCCCAAGCCCATCTACTCCTACAG ctgtttgaTTGCCATGGCTTTAAAGAACAGCAAAACTGGCAGCCTTCCTGTCAGTGAGATTTATAGCTTTATGAAGGAGCACTTTCCCTATTTCAAG ACTGCACCTGATGGATGGAAGAACTCGGTCAGGCATAATCTGTCCTTAAACAAATGCTTTGAGAAAGTGGAGAACAAGACGAGCAGCTCCTCCCGTAAGGGCTGTCTGTGGGCGCTGAACCCTGCCAAGATTGACAAGATGGAGGAAGAGATGCAGAAGTGGAAACGCAAGGACCTCCCAGCCATCCGGCGCAGCATGGCTAACCCTG ATGAGTTGGACAAACTGATCACAGACCGCCCAGAGAACTGCAGACGTAAAGTGTTAGAGGCGGGCATGACTCGGCTGACCAGCTGTCCTACCGGTCTAACGCTGCCCCAGATGCAGCCTCAGCCTATAGTCACCCTGTCTCTGCCCTGTTTGCCCCTACACCAGCACCACCAGCTCCAGGCCCAGCTCCAAGCTCAGGCTCGCCTCGGCCCTATGTCCCCTGCCCCGGCCCAGactccccccctccacacaGTCCCTGACCTTACCCACAGTCCCCTGACCCAGCAGTCCAGCAAACCGCCAGAGGATTTCTACAGCGtgcacaatgacacacacacagaggtggaTGCTCTGGATCCTAGCATCATGGACTTTGCCCTTCAAg GTAATCTGTGGGAAGAAATGAAGGACGACAGCTTTAACCTTGATGCTTTGGGAACCTTCAGTAACTCACCCCTCCGACTATCAGACTGTGACTTGGGAACAGTAAACCTCCCTCCTGTCTCCACTGGAGCGAACCTGCAGCTGTCAGACGTGCAAGTGACGGGCCTCTACACCTCCTACACCTCCCAGGACCCCCTGTCCTCTCAGTACATGGGCGCACCAAACAACAGCAAGCCAATTGCTCTGTTATAA